A stretch of Imperialibacter roseus DNA encodes these proteins:
- a CDS encoding FecR family protein, which produces MDEEDLVKKWLAETLSESERLSFEKTETYRKLQRTEGFLQRMKAPDYDVEAEEKRLPIAPRQVGVVAMWQRNFLKVAASLLLVLSAALVIGYLLLRDETVRVLAATKTTTYLPDSSEVALNKASSLTYSKSGWNKARVVELSGEGFFKVSHGSRFDVKTSSGTVTVVGTQFNVKSRTGYFEVQCYEGTVKVRSKGTEQILEKGQGWRLIGGLSAALELGADDSPGWLGNESRFESVPYSQVVEEFERQYGVKVKLVRVDANQMFTGSFTHDNINLALKSITLPLNIKFDREENLVRLSGDQ; this is translated from the coding sequence ATGGACGAAGAAGACTTGGTGAAAAAATGGCTGGCCGAAACGCTTTCGGAGTCGGAACGGTTGTCGTTCGAGAAAACCGAAACGTATCGAAAGCTGCAGCGAACTGAAGGTTTTTTGCAACGGATGAAAGCTCCTGATTACGATGTTGAGGCCGAGGAGAAAAGATTGCCTATCGCTCCTCGCCAGGTCGGAGTTGTCGCCATGTGGCAACGAAATTTTCTAAAGGTTGCGGCCTCTTTGCTACTAGTGCTCAGCGCAGCACTTGTCATAGGCTATCTCTTGTTGAGAGATGAGACGGTCAGGGTACTGGCGGCCACGAAAACCACCACTTATCTGCCTGATTCTTCGGAGGTTGCACTGAACAAAGCCTCAAGCCTCACCTACAGTAAAAGCGGGTGGAACAAAGCCAGAGTAGTTGAACTAAGTGGCGAAGGATTCTTTAAAGTCTCTCACGGCTCCCGTTTCGATGTGAAGACCTCGTCAGGTACAGTCACTGTTGTGGGCACACAGTTCAATGTGAAGAGCAGAACAGGGTATTTTGAAGTGCAATGCTATGAAGGAACGGTGAAAGTTCGGTCAAAAGGCACCGAGCAAATATTAGAAAAAGGCCAGGGGTGGCGTTTGATAGGCGGTTTGTCAGCGGCTTTGGAGTTAGGTGCCGACGATAGCCCGGGTTGGTTAGGTAACGAAAGCAGATTTGAAAGTGTGCCGTATAGTCAGGTGGTGGAGGAGTTTGAAAGGCAGTATGGCGTTAAGGTAAAACTGGTTCGTGTGGATGCCAATCAAATGTTTACTGGCAGCTTTACGCATGACAACATAAATCTTGCTCTGAAGTCAATCACGCTTCCGCTCAATATAAAGTTTGACCGTGAAGAGAACCTGGTTCGTTTGTCTGGTGATCAATAG
- a CDS encoding sulfatase family protein produces MKLVNQLIFGLFFATILYSCSPSAPKEVEKKRPNIVFIMSDDHAYQAISAYSNKLIETPNIDRIAKQGMLFTNASVTNSICAPSRAVILTGKHSHLNGKIDNNFPFDTTNVTFPQLLQKEGYQTAMFGKLHFGNSPKGFDQYKILPGQGAYYNPDFITKNEGNIKVEGYVTDIITDMTLNWLDKERDAEKPFLLMYLHKAPHREWLPAERHYTEYINKTFEEPATLFDNYEGRGSAAKEAEMNLLTHMNWAGDSKIYPDVMDELGIPETANWDKAAFKREVGRMNPEQRAKWDAVYGPMNEEFKKNYPNMTREEKMKWRYQRYMQDYLGSIASVDEGVGKVLDYLEQNGLAENTIIVYTSDQGFYLGEHGWFDKRFIYNESFKTPLLVKWPGVVQPGTTNTQMVQNLDFAPTLLSAVGAEVPADMQGESLIPLLKGENDSFKRDAVYYHYYEYPGVHMVKRHYGIVTEDYKLVHFYYDVDEWELYDRKKDLQEMTNVYDDPAYADVVKDLKEKLAGLRVKYKDSEELDQMYIEKYKELK; encoded by the coding sequence ATGAAACTCGTTAACCAGCTGATCTTCGGCCTTTTTTTTGCCACTATCCTTTACTCTTGCAGCCCTTCCGCTCCCAAGGAAGTAGAGAAAAAGCGACCCAATATCGTCTTCATCATGTCGGATGATCATGCCTATCAGGCCATCAGTGCTTATTCCAACAAGCTGATTGAAACACCCAACATCGACCGTATTGCCAAACAAGGCATGCTGTTTACCAATGCCAGTGTTACCAACTCCATCTGTGCACCATCTCGTGCCGTTATCCTCACTGGCAAGCACAGCCACCTGAATGGCAAAATCGACAACAACTTCCCGTTTGATACTACCAATGTCACCTTCCCTCAGCTTTTGCAAAAGGAAGGTTACCAAACGGCCATGTTCGGCAAGCTGCATTTTGGCAACAGCCCCAAGGGTTTCGATCAGTACAAAATTCTGCCGGGCCAGGGGGCTTACTATAACCCCGATTTTATCACTAAAAACGAAGGCAATATCAAAGTGGAGGGATATGTAACCGATATCATTACCGACATGACGCTCAACTGGCTGGACAAAGAAAGAGATGCTGAGAAGCCTTTCCTGCTAATGTACCTCCACAAAGCCCCGCATAGGGAATGGCTGCCAGCAGAAAGACACTACACGGAATATATCAACAAAACATTTGAAGAACCGGCTACGCTGTTCGACAACTACGAAGGCCGTGGCTCCGCAGCCAAAGAAGCTGAAATGAACCTGCTCACCCACATGAACTGGGCCGGCGACTCCAAGATCTATCCGGACGTGATGGATGAGCTCGGCATACCTGAAACTGCCAACTGGGACAAAGCCGCTTTCAAAAGAGAAGTAGGCCGCATGAATCCTGAGCAAAGAGCCAAATGGGACGCCGTGTATGGCCCCATGAACGAGGAGTTCAAGAAGAATTACCCCAACATGACCCGGGAAGAGAAGATGAAGTGGCGCTACCAGCGCTACATGCAGGACTACCTGGGCTCCATAGCCTCTGTGGATGAGGGTGTGGGCAAAGTGCTTGACTACCTGGAGCAAAACGGCCTGGCAGAAAACACCATCATTGTTTACACGTCCGACCAGGGCTTTTACCTGGGTGAGCACGGCTGGTTCGACAAACGCTTTATTTACAATGAGTCGTTCAAAACCCCATTGCTGGTGAAATGGCCGGGTGTGGTTCAGCCTGGCACCACCAACACCCAAATGGTGCAAAACCTCGACTTTGCTCCCACGTTGCTATCAGCCGTGGGCGCAGAAGTGCCCGCCGACATGCAGGGTGAGAGCCTGATTCCCCTCCTCAAGGGCGAAAATGATAGCTTCAAACGAGATGCTGTTTACTACCACTACTACGAATATCCGGGTGTGCACATGGTGAAGCGCCACTACGGCATAGTGACCGAAGACTACAAGCTGGTGCATTTTTACTACGATGTGGACGAATGGGAGCTTTACGACCGCAAAAAGGACTTGCAGGAAATGACCAATGTGTACGACGATCCGGCCTATGCCGATGTGGTAAAAGACCTGAAGGAAAAGCTGGCCGGACTAAGGGTGAAGTACAAAGACTCGGAGGAGTTGGATCAGATGTATATTGAAAAATACAAGGAACTCAAGTAA
- a CDS encoding DUF4382 domain-containing protein, with protein sequence MRAKKILLPFIAMAIIAGLVGCNNDGDSGGTGQLVVKMTDAPFPSDLVSEANVTVTKIEARQKGGDSESAFITIMEDEVSANLLDLTNGVTENLADVEIPEGTYDLIRVYVADATVVLKDGTSYDLKVPSGSSSGIKIFVKPGIEVAGGLTAELLLDFDVASSFVAKGDASSPSGITGFNFKPVIKASNQSFAGRLVGAVTTEVEGETETEIIALGGATVSVYAADTLNTTAITAEDGTYTVLGLQAGLYNVTVELQGYAANTSEGVEIVAANATTQDFVLNPE encoded by the coding sequence ATGAGAGCGAAGAAGATTTTATTACCATTTATTGCCATGGCTATTATTGCCGGACTTGTGGGATGCAACAACGATGGCGACTCGGGCGGAACCGGACAGTTGGTAGTAAAAATGACAGATGCACCTTTTCCAAGCGATTTGGTGAGCGAAGCAAACGTAACTGTTACTAAAATTGAGGCCAGACAAAAAGGCGGAGACTCAGAAAGCGCATTTATTACCATCATGGAAGACGAGGTATCAGCCAATCTATTGGATCTTACGAATGGAGTGACTGAAAACCTGGCCGACGTCGAAATTCCCGAAGGTACTTATGATCTCATCAGGGTGTATGTGGCCGATGCCACTGTGGTATTAAAAGACGGCACATCTTATGACCTGAAGGTGCCCAGCGGCTCTTCCTCGGGAATTAAAATATTTGTAAAACCAGGTATAGAAGTAGCGGGGGGGCTAACTGCCGAACTACTGCTGGACTTCGACGTGGCCAGCTCCTTTGTAGCCAAAGGCGACGCCAGTTCACCGTCTGGCATCACCGGGTTCAACTTCAAGCCTGTTATCAAGGCCTCCAACCAATCTTTTGCCGGTCGGCTGGTGGGTGCTGTAACAACCGAAGTGGAAGGGGAAACGGAAACTGAAATCATCGCATTGGGGGGAGCCACGGTATCGGTTTATGCCGCCGACACGCTCAATACCACGGCTATTACAGCCGAAGATGGTACCTACACCGTGCTTGGCTTACAGGCTGGCCTCTACAACGTAACTGTGGAATTGCAAGGATATGCAGCCAATACCTCCGAGGGGGTGGAAATTGTGGCAGCTAATGCAACCACACAAGATTTTGTACTCAACCCCGAATAA
- a CDS encoding PH domain-containing protein, whose amino-acid sequence MTSLPNNYYSSRKSFLVWLIVLLLAYLGTANIYRSIVSMHTSSILISLAIWIPILVFILTIFFGTGYTIKDNILIVKIGPFTADKVDIRDIWTAHRTYTVLSAPANSVKRLRIKYKDGEVVISPERENEFLATLKQLNPTIEVLV is encoded by the coding sequence ATGACGTCACTACCGAATAATTACTACTCCTCCCGCAAAAGCTTCCTTGTCTGGCTCATCGTACTGCTACTTGCCTATCTGGGCACAGCTAACATCTATCGGTCTATAGTGTCGATGCACACCAGTTCCATCCTTATCTCTTTGGCTATTTGGATTCCCATCCTAGTCTTCATTCTCACCATATTTTTCGGCACCGGCTATACCATAAAAGACAATATTCTGATTGTAAAAATTGGTCCGTTTACAGCTGACAAGGTCGATATCAGAGACATCTGGACGGCTCACCGCACCTATACCGTGCTGTCGGCACCGGCGAACTCGGTCAAACGACTTAGAATAAAGTACAAAGACGGAGAAGTAGTCATTTCACCCGAAAGGGAAAACGAATTCCTGGCGACCCTGAAGCAGCTCAATCCAACCATCGAAGTGCTTGTTTAA
- a CDS encoding DUF6962 family protein, translating to MNTIHLFGLRIDEPIVTITDLLVSALCIFYFYKLQKSGKTGKVFIWFKYYFLLMGIATALGGLLGHAFLYAFSFGWKLPGWIISMFAIMLIERGTIEHSGVLFKESAVKVLKVINILELLTFLCLTIFTLNFFFVEFHSGYGLMLVVLSFEGYLYLKTKNAASKNMLIGIAFAAAAALVFMNKLSPHQWFNHLALSHVLMAAATFFIYKGVQKIEVKSSKVLA from the coding sequence ATGAATACCATTCATCTGTTTGGACTTAGAATAGATGAGCCCATTGTTACCATCACCGATCTGCTGGTATCGGCGCTGTGTATTTTTTATTTCTACAAGCTTCAAAAATCGGGGAAGACCGGGAAAGTGTTCATCTGGTTCAAGTACTACTTTCTCCTGATGGGCATTGCCACAGCGCTCGGCGGCTTACTTGGGCACGCTTTTCTCTACGCCTTTTCCTTTGGCTGGAAGCTGCCCGGCTGGATCATCAGCATGTTCGCCATTATGCTGATAGAAAGGGGAACTATTGAGCATTCAGGGGTGCTTTTTAAGGAGTCGGCAGTGAAGGTGCTGAAAGTGATCAACATCCTTGAGTTGCTCACTTTCCTTTGCCTCACCATTTTCACACTCAATTTTTTCTTTGTAGAATTCCATTCCGGCTATGGCTTGATGCTCGTGGTGTTGTCGTTTGAAGGCTACCTCTACCTGAAAACCAAAAATGCCGCCAGCAAAAACATGCTCATCGGTATTGCCTTTGCGGCAGCGGCGGCATTGGTCTTCATGAACAAGCTGTCGCCCCACCAGTGGTTCAATCATTTGGCGCTTAGTCACGTGCTGATGGCTGCGGCTACCTTCTTTATTTATAAGGGCGTGCAAAAAATTGAGGTGAAATCCAGTAAAGTGCTGGCGTAA
- a CDS encoding RNA polymerase sigma factor codes for MSHEKRNVCDEGRFKTLFRALSKDLHDFLYYKYGAGNHPADIVQEAFVKLWNNCKNVPPEKARAFLFTVANNQMLNELAKRKTALRYQETAEAKRYTIESPEFAMEEEQYRQRLHAALESLTEDQRVTFMLNRVEGKKHQEIADMLGIGRKAVEKRIYTAYKIIREQLGDF; via the coding sequence ATGAGCCATGAGAAGCGAAATGTTTGTGATGAAGGCAGGTTTAAAACACTTTTCAGAGCGCTCTCAAAAGACCTTCATGATTTTCTCTACTATAAGTACGGTGCCGGAAACCATCCTGCAGATATTGTGCAGGAAGCTTTTGTGAAATTATGGAATAACTGCAAAAACGTACCACCTGAAAAGGCCAGGGCCTTCCTTTTTACAGTGGCCAACAACCAAATGTTAAATGAGCTGGCAAAAAGAAAGACAGCGTTACGGTATCAGGAGACGGCAGAAGCAAAGCGATACACAATTGAGTCGCCTGAATTTGCAATGGAGGAAGAGCAATACAGGCAGCGACTTCATGCTGCGCTCGAAAGCTTGACCGAGGATCAGCGGGTGACTTTTATGTTGAATCGGGTAGAAGGAAAAAAGCATCAGGAAATTGCCGACATGCTGGGTATAGGTCGCAAGGCAGTTGAGAAGAGGATATACACAGCATACAAAATTATAAGGGAGCAGCTGGGCGATTTTTGA
- a CDS encoding DUF4382 domain-containing protein, whose protein sequence is MQRQITFLKQFIVLMSLVISAISCQEPTEDITEPGKEAAFTKGSTLGQLLQKMSLKDGSDDNVIDNASCLTLVLPVKGSFRGKAFTVSKEADLAVLQDIYYLNPYQSDRFLLDFPLRVIKSDHTEVAVSSQEELDVLAALCVGNGLDDDIECVDIEYPISMATYDLQNQIADIRTVADDASLFQLLNEFNNDDLLSIQFPIQVATSIGAQVIEGNTALQNAFDTAQDTCDEGDRVFYNTGLPLATGKLELLLTDAPFPIDLIEEANVTIVKIEVKTGDANDTIPFITVFNEPTTFNLLDLSNGITAKLSETALPVGSYSFFSVYVSEGSVLLKDGRLFDLKIPSGDKSGIKVKPAFDIEIEEGESASYLLDFDVSSSFVVRGNSNTPAGINGFNFKPVIRTSNQHSTGTLSGTVNDQNGAVLSGAQVALFAADTLHTTALSGEDGKFTILGLTPGGYQVQAELIDHETSTLDDLLIEKGKETTVTINLTNIN, encoded by the coding sequence ATGCAGAGACAAATTACATTTTTGAAGCAGTTCATTGTATTAATGAGCCTGGTGATATCGGCGATCTCCTGCCAGGAGCCTACTGAGGATATTACGGAGCCCGGCAAAGAAGCGGCTTTCACCAAAGGATCGACCCTCGGGCAGCTGCTGCAAAAAATGTCGCTAAAGGATGGCTCCGACGATAATGTAATAGACAATGCCAGTTGTCTGACGCTGGTGCTACCGGTAAAAGGAAGCTTCAGAGGAAAGGCATTTACTGTTAGCAAAGAGGCTGATTTAGCTGTTTTACAGGACATATATTATTTAAATCCTTACCAGTCAGACCGTTTTCTTTTAGACTTCCCCTTGCGTGTGATCAAATCCGATCACACGGAGGTGGCAGTTTCCAGCCAGGAAGAGCTGGACGTGCTGGCTGCCCTGTGCGTTGGCAACGGACTTGACGACGACATCGAGTGTGTCGACATCGAGTATCCGATCTCCATGGCCACCTACGACCTGCAAAATCAGATTGCCGACATCCGAACAGTAGCCGACGACGCCTCTCTTTTTCAGCTTTTAAATGAATTTAATAACGACGACCTTCTTTCTATCCAGTTTCCTATCCAGGTTGCCACCAGCATAGGGGCGCAAGTGATTGAAGGCAATACTGCGCTACAAAATGCATTTGACACAGCGCAGGACACCTGCGATGAGGGCGATAGAGTCTTTTACAATACAGGCCTGCCACTTGCCACGGGAAAGCTGGAGCTGTTGTTAACTGATGCCCCCTTCCCAATTGATTTGATTGAAGAAGCCAACGTCACAATAGTCAAAATTGAAGTGAAAACCGGCGATGCAAATGACACCATACCTTTTATTACAGTTTTTAACGAGCCGACAACCTTCAATTTGCTCGACTTGAGTAATGGCATCACCGCAAAGCTCAGTGAAACAGCATTGCCGGTTGGCTCCTATTCATTCTTTAGCGTATACGTTAGCGAGGGAAGTGTGCTACTGAAAGACGGGCGACTATTCGATCTCAAAATCCCATCAGGCGACAAGAGCGGCATTAAGGTAAAACCAGCCTTTGATATTGAAATAGAAGAGGGTGAAAGTGCCAGCTACTTACTGGACTTTGACGTTAGCAGCAGCTTTGTGGTGAGAGGCAATTCAAACACTCCTGCGGGCATCAACGGGTTCAACTTCAAGCCAGTCATCCGGACTTCCAATCAGCATTCTACCGGCACTCTTTCTGGTACCGTTAACGACCAGAACGGCGCCGTTCTGTCCGGAGCCCAGGTCGCCCTGTTTGCAGCCGACACACTTCACACAACAGCACTGAGTGGTGAGGATGGCAAGTTTACCATTCTCGGCCTGACCCCGGGAGGTTATCAGGTTCAGGCAGAGTTAATCGACCACGAAACCTCAACACTTGACGACTTATTGATCGAAAAAGGAAAAGAAACTACAGTTACTATCAATCTGACTAACATTAATTAA
- a CDS encoding sugar phosphate isomerase/epimerase family protein — protein MTLNRKDFLRTAGLAGAGMILAPHLSSSKPARASKYTFQLGLASYTFREFSLDTTIEYTKRLGISKIALKSMHLPLDSSEADIKAAAKKIADAGLELYGAGVIYMKTEAEVNQAFAYAKAAGMKMIIGVPNYDLLPLAEKKVKETDIKLAIHNHGPGDDLYRSPKDVYEKVKGLDKRIGLCMDIGHVVRIGEDPSVWAEKFKDRIYDIHLKDEDKAQEDGKPLEIGRGVTDIPAFLKTMIKVGYAGYMSLEYEKDGKDPLAGAAESFGYVRGVLKVI, from the coding sequence ATGACATTGAATAGAAAAGACTTTCTGCGTACTGCAGGTCTGGCGGGAGCCGGAATGATTCTCGCCCCTCACTTGAGCTCCTCCAAACCGGCCAGAGCCAGCAAATACACCTTTCAGCTTGGCCTTGCCAGCTACACCTTTCGTGAATTTTCGCTGGATACCACAATAGAATACACGAAGAGACTTGGCATTTCCAAGATTGCATTAAAAAGCATGCACTTGCCGCTAGACTCGTCAGAAGCAGACATCAAGGCAGCTGCCAAGAAAATAGCCGATGCCGGCCTTGAGTTGTACGGCGCCGGCGTTATCTACATGAAAACGGAAGCAGAAGTGAACCAGGCGTTTGCTTACGCAAAAGCGGCAGGCATGAAAATGATCATTGGCGTGCCGAACTACGACTTGCTGCCGTTGGCGGAGAAAAAAGTGAAAGAAACTGACATCAAACTGGCCATCCACAACCATGGTCCCGGAGATGACCTTTACCGCAGCCCCAAGGACGTTTACGAAAAAGTGAAAGGGCTCGACAAGCGTATTGGCCTTTGCATGGACATTGGCCATGTGGTGCGTATTGGGGAAGATCCCTCTGTGTGGGCTGAAAAATTCAAGGATCGGATTTACGACATCCACCTTAAAGACGAAGACAAAGCTCAGGAAGATGGCAAGCCGCTTGAAATCGGCCGTGGTGTGACTGACATACCAGCTTTCCTGAAGACGATGATCAAAGTTGGATACGCCGGCTATATGTCGCTGGAATATGAGAAAGACGGCAAAGATCCGCTGGCGGGTGCTGCTGAGTCCTTCGGCTATGTGAGGGGAGTGCTTAAAGTGATTTAA
- a CDS encoding TonB-dependent receptor, which yields MAAHIFGQQKEDAQPLLSVLKILEARYEIAFSYADKNVAHLYVDLPDDALSLAQCLSYLRQATDLEFEQLDDRFVAIRKLETTARVICGYLKDVGTSEPVTSAVVSHLSTSVVTNVEGYFELALEGPESVLRVRHLGYQPLEIDLAKKKVTDCLIISLAAKTVELEEVLISNYLVGGVGKTVSGAFEVKTRELQVLPGMSEPDVLYTMQALPGIQSANESVSDINIRGGTNDQSLILWDDIKMYQSSHFYGLITAFNPYFVDKVILTKNGTGARLGEGVSGTIEIKPDDKVAEEWSGGGGINLLSADGYLTAPLSSRASISVAGRRSMADIVRTPTYDNYFDRAFRNTDVARVSAGDSLLNSNEDFYFYDLTAKINYQISEGDELSLSFLQIFNDLTYTENAEVNGVRESKASSLTQQSIASGIRYEKEWSPSVKSTLSVPVSWYKLRGVNNNIPNNQRLEQENEVLDVGFKIDTRLLINETTDVTGGVQLTEVGIGNLELLNNPAFRRYVKEVNRSQVLFANVNHSTPSNNTNISGGLRANYYSTLDQFTLEPRLSIHQKLAENVALELLAEQKSQFTTQVIDLQNDFLGVEKRRWVLSNGVGIPLIRSKQASVGLLYSPDKWLISAEPYLKLVKGIITSSQGFQNQFQYLRSNGSYQVFGVDVLVKRDFKELSAWTSYAVAKNRYDFPQLSVSAFPNNLDILHNLTIGAGYTRDSFQASTSLSWHSGRPYTAVNASSPIVNGTISYDLPNAARVSPYFRIDLSARYNFNLRAGVRGQAGFSIWNLSAYKNVLGTYYRIAAGNLETINQAGLKLTPNMMFRVFF from the coding sequence TTGGCAGCACACATTTTTGGCCAGCAAAAAGAAGATGCGCAGCCGTTATTATCAGTTCTCAAAATTCTTGAGGCCAGGTATGAAATTGCATTTTCCTATGCAGATAAAAATGTTGCCCACCTCTATGTTGATCTTCCGGATGATGCCTTAAGCCTGGCTCAGTGTCTGTCGTACCTGCGACAGGCCACCGACCTGGAATTCGAGCAATTGGATGATCGATTTGTTGCTATAAGAAAGTTGGAGACCACCGCCAGGGTGATCTGTGGCTACCTGAAAGACGTGGGAACCAGCGAGCCCGTGACGTCGGCCGTCGTAAGCCATCTGTCAACTTCGGTTGTTACCAATGTGGAAGGATATTTTGAGTTAGCGCTTGAGGGACCAGAATCCGTTTTGCGTGTAAGGCACCTGGGCTATCAACCCCTGGAAATAGATCTGGCTAAAAAAAAAGTTACGGATTGTCTGATCATCAGTCTCGCAGCCAAAACAGTGGAGCTTGAAGAGGTTCTTATCTCCAATTACCTTGTTGGCGGAGTGGGAAAAACCGTTTCAGGGGCATTTGAGGTGAAAACCCGGGAATTGCAGGTGCTGCCCGGCATGAGCGAGCCCGATGTGCTGTATACTATGCAGGCTTTGCCGGGCATACAAAGCGCCAACGAGTCGGTTTCCGATATCAACATTAGAGGCGGGACTAACGATCAAAGCCTGATACTTTGGGACGATATAAAAATGTATCAGTCCAGTCATTTTTATGGCCTTATCACTGCCTTTAATCCCTATTTCGTTGACAAGGTAATCCTGACAAAAAATGGCACCGGCGCTCGTTTGGGAGAAGGAGTTTCAGGTACCATCGAGATCAAACCCGACGACAAAGTGGCCGAAGAGTGGAGTGGTGGCGGTGGCATCAATCTGCTAAGTGCCGACGGCTACCTTACTGCGCCACTATCTTCCAGGGCTTCCATAAGTGTGGCCGGGCGCAGGTCGATGGCTGATATTGTCAGAACGCCTACTTACGACAACTATTTTGACCGGGCATTTCGCAACACCGACGTCGCCAGGGTTTCGGCCGGAGATAGCCTGCTGAATAGCAACGAAGACTTCTATTTTTACGATTTAACGGCAAAAATTAACTACCAGATTTCAGAAGGCGACGAGCTAAGTCTCAGCTTCCTGCAAATTTTTAACGACCTGACCTACACTGAAAATGCTGAAGTAAATGGGGTAAGGGAGTCAAAGGCAAGTAGCCTTACCCAGCAGAGTATAGCTTCAGGCATTCGGTATGAAAAAGAGTGGAGTCCGTCGGTGAAATCAACGCTAAGTGTGCCTGTGTCGTGGTACAAGCTCAGGGGCGTTAACAACAACATTCCCAATAACCAACGGCTAGAGCAAGAAAATGAAGTGCTGGATGTCGGTTTCAAAATCGATACCAGACTGCTTATTAATGAAACCACTGATGTAACGGGAGGTGTGCAACTTACAGAGGTAGGCATTGGTAATTTGGAATTGCTGAATAACCCAGCTTTCAGAAGGTATGTAAAGGAGGTTAACAGAAGCCAGGTGTTGTTTGCTAATGTCAATCACTCTACGCCATCAAACAACACCAACATAAGTGGAGGGCTTCGTGCCAACTACTACTCTACGCTCGATCAATTTACCCTGGAGCCTCGCCTTTCCATTCATCAGAAGCTGGCCGAAAATGTTGCACTTGAACTGCTGGCTGAACAAAAAAGCCAGTTTACTACCCAGGTGATCGATTTGCAAAACGACTTTTTAGGTGTCGAGAAACGAAGATGGGTTCTTTCCAATGGAGTGGGCATTCCGCTTATTCGCAGCAAGCAGGCTTCGGTGGGCTTGCTGTATTCTCCCGACAAGTGGTTGATTAGTGCAGAGCCATATTTAAAACTGGTCAAAGGTATCATTACCTCCAGCCAGGGGTTCCAAAACCAGTTCCAGTACCTAAGGTCAAATGGTAGTTATCAGGTGTTTGGTGTGGACGTGCTGGTGAAAAGAGACTTTAAAGAGCTTTCTGCCTGGACGAGTTATGCTGTGGCTAAAAATCGATATGATTTTCCTCAACTGTCGGTAAGCGCCTTTCCCAATAACCTTGATATTTTGCACAACCTAACGATTGGTGCGGGCTATACCAGGGATAGTTTTCAAGCGTCCACTAGCCTTAGCTGGCACTCAGGCCGACCTTATACGGCTGTAAATGCCTCCAGCCCAATAGTTAATGGGACTATCAGCTACGACCTCCCCAACGCAGCCAGAGTCAGCCCTTACTTCCGCATTGACTTGTCAGCCAGATATAACTTTAATTTGAGGGCAGGTGTGCGAGGTCAGGCTGGGTTTTCTATCTGGAACCTGTCGGCGTACAAAAATGTGTTAGGAACCTATTACCGCATTGCCGCCGGAAACCTGGAAACTATCAACCAGGCTGGGTTAAAGCTTACACCCAACATGATGTTCAGGGTATTTTTCTAA